In Enterobacter sp. 638, a single window of DNA contains:
- the mltD gene encoding murein transglycosylase D: MKAKAILLASVLLAGCQSSQNTGNVQQHAQSLSAAGQGEAGKFTSQARWMDDGTSFAQDQDLWASISDELKMGIPENNRIRDQKQKYLRNKSYLHDVTLRAEPYMYWIAGQVKKRNMPMELVLLPIVESAFDPHATSGANAAGIWQIIPSTGRNYGLKQTRSYDARRDVVASTTAALDMMQRLNKMFDGDWLLTVAAYNSGEGRVLKAMKANKSRGKPTDFWSLSLPQETKLYVPKMLALSDILKNSKRYGVQLPTSDESRALARVSLSSPVDMKQVADMTGIPVKKLKTFNAGIKGSTLGANGPQYVLVPQKHAEQLRESLASGEIAAVQSTLIADVSSVTSRSYKVRSGDTLSGIASRLGVNTKDLQQWNNLRGSSLKVGQNLTVGAGSSAQRLARNSDSITYRVRKGDSLSSIAKTHGVNIKDVMRWNDDTGNLQPGDQLTLFVKNSATPDS, translated from the coding sequence ATGAAGGCAAAAGCGATATTACTCGCCTCTGTCCTGCTCGCTGGGTGCCAGTCTTCTCAGAATACTGGTAACGTTCAGCAGCACGCACAGAGCCTTTCTGCAGCTGGTCAAGGGGAAGCAGGGAAGTTTACAAGTCAGGCGCGATGGATGGACGATGGGACATCATTTGCGCAGGATCAGGACTTGTGGGCCTCTATTAGCGACGAGCTGAAGATGGGAATTCCGGAAAACAACCGGATTCGCGATCAGAAACAGAAGTATTTGAGAAATAAGAGCTATCTCCACGATGTAACTTTACGGGCAGAGCCGTATATGTACTGGATAGCAGGGCAAGTTAAGAAACGTAACATGCCTATGGAACTGGTACTACTACCCATAGTGGAGAGCGCTTTTGACCCGCACGCGACGTCTGGCGCCAATGCCGCAGGCATTTGGCAGATCATTCCGAGCACTGGGCGCAATTATGGATTGAAACAGACCCGCAGCTACGATGCGCGTCGTGATGTAGTCGCTTCAACGACTGCCGCTCTCGACATGATGCAACGTCTTAATAAGATGTTTGACGGTGACTGGTTACTCACAGTCGCAGCGTATAACAGCGGTGAAGGTCGTGTACTGAAAGCAATGAAAGCGAACAAATCGCGTGGTAAACCCACCGATTTTTGGTCTCTCTCACTGCCTCAGGAAACCAAGCTTTACGTACCGAAAATGCTGGCTTTGAGCGATATACTCAAAAACAGTAAACGTTATGGCGTACAACTGCCTACATCCGATGAAAGTCGTGCGTTGGCCAGAGTTAGCCTCAGCAGCCCAGTTGATATGAAACAGGTTGCTGATATGACGGGAATTCCGGTTAAGAAGCTTAAGACCTTTAATGCAGGCATTAAAGGCTCCACACTGGGCGCAAATGGGCCACAGTACGTTCTTGTTCCGCAGAAGCATGCAGAGCAGTTACGCGAGTCTTTAGCCTCAGGTGAAATTGCAGCCGTTCAGTCTACGCTGATCGCTGACGTTTCCTCTGTGACGAGTCGTAGCTACAAGGTTAGATCCGGCGATACGCTTTCAGGCATCGCTTCACGTCTTGGCGTGAACACAAAAGATCTGCAGCAGTGGAATAATCTGCGCGGTTCTTCTCTGAAAGTGGGTCAGAATCTGACGGTTGGTGCAGGTAGCAGTGCACAGCGTCTTGCCCGCAACAGCGATAGCATTACTTATCGCGTACGCAAAGGCGATTCGCTGTCCAGTATCGCGAAGACTCACGGCGTGAACATCAAAGATGTGATGCGCTGGAACGATGATACTGGCAATCTGCAACCTGGCGATCAGTTGACGCTGTTTGTGAAAAATAGCGCAACGCCAGACTCCTGA
- a CDS encoding class I SAM-dependent methyltransferase: MTTQSHHDNVEKQFGSQAKAYLTSAVHASGNDLVRLGERLAAFPRAHVLDLGCGAGHASFVAAQHVAKVTAYDLSSQMLEVVSHAAKDKGLSNITTQQGYAESLPLTDESFDIVISRYSAHHWHDVGLALREIKRVLKPGGIFIIMDIMSPGHPVRDVWLQTVEALRDTSHMRNYSSGEWFSMMTDAGLISRSLVTDRLPLEFTSWIARMRTPEALRQAIRLYQVSASADVRAYFELQEDGSFTSDTILAEAHKAG, encoded by the coding sequence ATGACAACACAATCCCATCATGACAACGTAGAAAAACAGTTTGGCTCACAGGCGAAGGCCTATCTGACCAGTGCCGTACATGCATCTGGCAACGATCTGGTGCGTCTTGGCGAGCGACTGGCCGCATTTCCCCGGGCTCATGTTCTCGATTTAGGTTGCGGGGCAGGACACGCGAGCTTTGTTGCGGCGCAGCACGTTGCAAAAGTGACAGCATATGACTTATCCAGCCAAATGCTTGAGGTGGTTAGTCACGCGGCAAAAGACAAAGGGCTGAGTAACATAACGACCCAGCAGGGGTATGCCGAATCGCTGCCTTTAACCGATGAGTCATTTGATATTGTCATCAGCCGCTATTCTGCTCACCACTGGCACGATGTCGGCCTGGCGTTACGCGAAATCAAACGTGTGCTGAAGCCCGGCGGTATTTTTATCATCATGGATATTATGTCCCCGGGACACCCGGTACGTGACGTTTGGCTCCAGACTGTTGAAGCCTTGCGTGACACCTCGCATATGCGCAACTATTCCAGCGGCGAGTGGTTTTCAATGATGACAGACGCGGGATTAATTTCACGATCGTTGGTGACTGACCGCTTGCCTCTTGAGTTCACCTCCTGGATTGCGCGTATGCGCACACCTGAGGCGTTACGCCAGGCGATTAGGTTGTATCAGGTAAGTGCTTCTGCGGACGTGAGAGCGTACTTTGAGCTTCAGGAGGACGGTTCGTTCACCAGCGATACGATCCTGGCGGAGGCACATAAAGCAGGATAA
- a CDS encoding oligopeptide/dipeptide ABC transporter ATP-binding protein, whose amino-acid sequence MTVPILEARDLSKLFPGPKKLFAPAKFVTAVDRVSLSVMPGETLAIVGESGSGKSTLGRLLLRLLAASEGRVFYQGEEITQASGSRLNQLRRELQIIFQDPFASLNPRMTVEQIVGEPLWLHQNMKKADRQYRVAELLKTVGLPSAWAGRYPHEFSGGQRQRIGIARALASGPKLLLGDEPVSALDVSVQAQVVNLLESLKHQLGLTMVIVAHGLAVIRHISDRVAVMYLGQIVELATVDEIFDAPLHPYTQALIASAPQMQPGAQRTTPLLQGDLPNPANPPTGCRFHTRCPYVTDECRQVEPIDQVLEGGRQVACHRWQEINRDRSVIQIAPPSAAFLRRRALFEHAATHSSLPARNS is encoded by the coding sequence ATGACCGTACCCATTCTTGAAGCTCGCGATCTGAGCAAACTTTTTCCCGGCCCTAAAAAGCTCTTCGCGCCCGCAAAATTTGTGACGGCGGTCGACAGGGTTTCGCTCTCGGTAATGCCGGGCGAAACGCTGGCTATCGTCGGTGAGTCCGGCTCCGGAAAATCCACCCTTGGACGCTTGCTCCTGCGTTTACTCGCGGCCAGCGAAGGTCGTGTTTTTTATCAGGGCGAAGAGATCACCCAGGCTTCAGGTTCGCGTCTGAACCAGCTGCGCCGCGAGCTGCAAATCATCTTTCAGGATCCGTTTGCCTCGCTGAATCCGCGCATGACGGTGGAGCAAATCGTCGGTGAGCCGCTGTGGCTGCATCAGAACATGAAAAAAGCCGACCGCCAGTATCGCGTGGCGGAACTGCTCAAAACCGTCGGATTACCATCCGCCTGGGCCGGGCGTTATCCCCATGAGTTTTCCGGCGGCCAGCGCCAGCGCATCGGCATTGCGCGTGCGCTCGCGTCAGGGCCAAAGCTGTTGCTCGGCGATGAGCCCGTGTCGGCGCTGGATGTTTCCGTGCAGGCACAGGTCGTGAATTTACTGGAAAGCCTGAAGCATCAGTTGGGCCTGACGATGGTGATTGTGGCGCACGGTCTGGCGGTGATCCGCCATATTAGCGACCGCGTGGCGGTCATGTACCTCGGGCAAATCGTTGAGCTGGCGACCGTTGATGAAATTTTTGACGCACCGCTGCACCCATACACTCAGGCGCTGATTGCTTCCGCACCGCAAATGCAGCCGGGCGCGCAGCGCACTACGCCGCTATTACAAGGGGATTTGCCGAACCCGGCAAACCCGCCAACGGGATGTCGATTCCACACCCGCTGTCCTTACGTCACGGATGAATGCCGCCAGGTAGAACCTATCGATCAGGTTCTGGAAGGGGGACGTCAGGTCGCCTGCCATCGCTGGCAGGAGATCAATCGCGATCGCAGTGTTATCCAGATAGCACCGCCATCTGCAGCCTTTTTGCGCCGCCGCGCGCTGTTCGAACATGCGGCAACTCACTCGTCTCTTCCAGCAAGGAACTCATGA
- a CDS encoding ABC transporter ATP-binding protein, whose product MTTIPFKEAAPVLRLHNLNVKFAGSPVSVLDGISLTVKSGETLALVGESGCGKSITSLALMGLLPASAQIVSGEMQFRRHDLRKLSPREYADLRGSELAMIFQEPMTSLNPAFTLGDQLSEAVIRHQKMSPSDAMAVALQILEKVQIPAPEMRLKSYPHQLSGGMRQRVMIAMALINHPRLLIADEPTTALDVTIQAQILSLLNTLKAETGTAILMITHDLGVVAEVAQQVAVMYAGQVVEQGSVEAIFADPQHPYTIGLMGSIPSLGARKGQLSTIPGAVPLPEFMPKGCRFATRCPFAQTRCHDEKPVLNTLGAGHQVACFRVPLEQHIALGEIA is encoded by the coding sequence ATGACGACGATCCCTTTTAAGGAGGCCGCGCCGGTCCTTCGCCTGCACAATCTCAACGTGAAATTTGCTGGCTCGCCGGTCAGCGTGCTCGACGGTATTTCCCTGACGGTCAAATCGGGTGAAACCCTGGCGCTGGTGGGCGAATCCGGGTGCGGAAAAAGCATCACCTCTCTGGCGCTGATGGGGCTGTTGCCAGCCAGCGCGCAAATCGTGAGCGGTGAAATGCAGTTCCGCCGCCACGATCTGCGCAAGCTCTCGCCCCGGGAATACGCCGATCTGCGCGGGAGCGAACTGGCGATGATTTTCCAGGAACCCATGACCTCGCTGAATCCTGCCTTCACTCTGGGCGATCAGCTCAGCGAAGCGGTTATCCGCCATCAGAAAATGTCCCCTTCAGACGCCATGGCAGTGGCGCTGCAAATTCTGGAAAAAGTGCAAATTCCTGCGCCCGAAATGCGTCTGAAATCGTATCCCCATCAGCTTTCGGGCGGGATGCGCCAGCGCGTCATGATTGCGATGGCGCTTATCAATCACCCGCGTCTGCTCATCGCCGACGAACCGACGACCGCACTGGATGTCACCATTCAGGCGCAAATTCTGAGCCTGCTGAACACCCTGAAAGCCGAAACCGGCACTGCGATATTAATGATTACTCACGATCTGGGCGTCGTGGCAGAAGTCGCGCAGCAGGTGGCGGTGATGTATGCAGGACAAGTAGTAGAGCAGGGAAGCGTCGAGGCGATATTTGCCGACCCGCAGCATCCTTACACTATTGGTTTGATGGGTTCCATTCCTTCACTCGGTGCGCGTAAAGGCCAGCTTTCCACCATTCCAGGAGCCGTACCGCTGCCGGAATTTATGCCAAAAGGCTGTCGTTTCGCCACTCGCTGTCCGTTCGCACAAACCCGCTGTCACGATGAAAAACCTGTGCTGAACACCCTGGGCGCGGGGCATCAGGTCGCCTGTTTCCGCGTCCCCCTTGAGCAACATATCGCGCTGGGAGAAATCGCATGA
- the dnaQ gene encoding DNA polymerase III subunit epsilon, translated as MSTAITRQIVLDTETTGMNQIGAHYEGHKIIEIGAVEVINRRLTGRNFHVYLKPDRLVDPEAFGVHGIADEFLLDKPTFADVADEFIEYINGAELVIHNASFDIGFMDYEFSKLNRNIPKTNTFCKVTDSLALARKMYPGKRNSLDALCSRYEIDNSKRTLHGALLDAQILADVYLLMTGGQTSMAFSTESDSQQQANGGIQRVVRQDSRLRVILASEEELAEHESRLDIVQKKGGSCLWRA; from the coding sequence ATGAGCACTGCAATTACACGACAGATCGTTCTCGATACTGAAACCACCGGTATGAATCAGATTGGCGCGCACTACGAAGGTCACAAGATCATTGAGATCGGTGCCGTTGAGGTGATTAACCGTCGTCTGACTGGCAGAAACTTCCATGTTTATCTCAAGCCCGATCGTCTGGTGGATCCAGAAGCGTTTGGCGTTCACGGTATTGCCGATGAATTCTTGTTAGACAAACCCACGTTTGCGGACGTAGCGGATGAGTTTATCGAGTACATCAATGGGGCAGAACTTGTCATCCATAACGCCTCGTTCGATATCGGCTTTATGGATTATGAATTCAGCAAGCTCAACCGTAACATCCCGAAAACAAACACCTTCTGCAAGGTGACCGACAGCCTGGCGCTGGCCAGAAAAATGTATCCGGGCAAACGTAACAGCCTTGATGCGCTCTGCTCGCGTTATGAAATAGACAACAGCAAACGAACGCTGCACGGCGCATTGCTCGATGCCCAGATTCTGGCTGACGTCTATCTGCTCATGACGGGCGGTCAGACGTCGATGGCTTTCAGCACTGAAAGCGATTCTCAGCAGCAGGCCAACGGCGGAATTCAACGCGTTGTGCGACAAGACAGCCGACTACGCGTCATTTTAGCCAGTGAAGAAGAGCTGGCAGAGCATGAGTCGCGTCTCGATATCGTCCAGAAGAAAGGTGGAAGCTGCCTGTGGCGGGCATAA
- a CDS encoding endonuclease/exonuclease/phosphatase family protein, translated as MRKNTYAMRYIAGQPAERILPPGSFASIGQALPAGAPLSSDEKIRVLVWNIFKQQRAEWLSVLKNFGKDAHLVLLQEAQTTPELVRFATTNYLAADQVPAFVLPQHPSGVMTLSAAHPVYCCPLREREPILRLAKSALVTVYPLPDTRLLMVVNIHAVNFSLGVDVYSKQLLPIGDQIAHHSGPIIMAGDFNAWSRPRMNALYRFAREMSLREVRFTDDQRRKAFGRPLDFVFYRGLNVHEASVLVTRASDHNPLLVEFSPGKPDK; from the coding sequence GTGCGAAAAAATACCTATGCTATGCGCTATATCGCCGGACAACCCGCGGAGAGAATTTTGCCTCCGGGATCCTTTGCGAGCATTGGTCAGGCATTGCCCGCCGGTGCGCCGTTAAGCAGCGATGAAAAAATCCGCGTACTGGTATGGAACATTTTCAAGCAACAGCGTGCTGAATGGTTATCCGTCCTGAAGAATTTCGGCAAAGATGCGCATCTGGTCTTATTACAAGAGGCGCAGACCACACCTGAGTTAGTCCGTTTTGCGACGACCAACTATCTGGCCGCCGATCAGGTTCCCGCATTTGTCTTGCCTCAGCATCCGTCAGGCGTCATGACACTCTCGGCTGCACACCCTGTCTATTGTTGTCCATTGCGTGAACGTGAGCCCATTTTACGCCTGGCTAAATCGGCGTTGGTCACGGTCTATCCTTTGCCGGATACCCGTTTACTGATGGTCGTGAATATTCATGCTGTGAATTTTAGTCTGGGCGTGGATGTCTACAGTAAACAGCTACTTCCGATTGGCGATCAGATAGCACACCACAGTGGGCCGATTATTATGGCGGGCGATTTCAATGCCTGGAGTCGGCCGCGAATGAATGCCCTTTATCGCTTTGCGCGTGAAATGTCGCTGCGTGAAGTTCGCTTTACCGATGACCAGCGCCGTAAAGCGTTTGGTCGTCCGCTTGATTTTGTGTTCTATCGGGGCCTGAACGTGCACGAAGCTTCCGTGTTGGTCACCCGTGCCTCCGATCACAATCCCCTACTCGTTGAATTCAGTCCCGGCAAACCTGATAAGTAA
- the gloB gene encoding hydroxyacylglutathione hydrolase, with protein MNLISIPAFQDNYIWVLADDKDRCVIVDPGEAAPVLKAIEENGWQPEAILLTHHHNDHVGGVPALCAKFPHLEVYGPQETQNKGTTCVVDEGQNVLILEWEFSVFATPGHTSGHICFYSSPYLFCGDTMFSGGCGRLFEGTPEQMYQSFQKINALPEETIICCAHEYTLANMKFAASILPEDRAIQDYYHKVKELRAKNLSTLPVILKNEREINLFLRTDDIDLINKINQETKLQQPEQRFAWLRSKKDNF; from the coding sequence ATGAATCTTATCAGTATTCCCGCATTTCAGGACAACTACATCTGGGTTTTAGCGGACGATAAAGATCGCTGCGTTATTGTCGATCCTGGTGAAGCGGCTCCAGTGCTCAAAGCGATTGAAGAAAATGGCTGGCAGCCTGAGGCCATTTTACTGACGCATCATCATAACGATCATGTTGGCGGCGTTCCTGCTCTGTGCGCAAAATTCCCTCATCTTGAGGTATATGGACCGCAGGAGACGCAAAATAAGGGAACCACCTGCGTAGTCGACGAGGGGCAAAATGTCCTCATACTGGAGTGGGAATTTTCTGTATTTGCTACACCGGGTCACACTTCAGGACACATTTGTTTCTACAGTTCTCCTTATCTTTTTTGTGGGGACACGATGTTTTCTGGCGGTTGCGGACGGCTTTTTGAAGGGACGCCTGAGCAAATGTATCAGTCTTTCCAAAAGATTAACGCACTGCCTGAAGAAACCATCATTTGTTGCGCTCATGAGTATACATTAGCAAATATGAAGTTTGCTGCGAGCATCCTTCCTGAGGATCGTGCGATTCAGGATTATTACCACAAAGTGAAGGAGTTACGGGCAAAAAACCTAAGTACACTGCCTGTAATTCTTAAAAATGAGCGGGAAATAAATTTATTTTTAAGAACTGATGATATTGATTTAATTAACAAAATTAACCAAGAAACAAAATTGCAACAACCTGAACAACGTTTTGCATGGTTACGGTCAAAGAAAGATAACTTCTAA
- a CDS encoding FCD domain-containing protein encodes MEKASRFLANSSTALEQLRGLIHQHESTPGIPLPTERELAETLSVGRREIRRALDVLEEEGRIWRKQGKGTFIGPAAPVEPLALQGLVQQTNLLEVMEARLQLEPGLARLAALRATRENLALMQRMLERINKVSPDDRDLNELWDSAFHRAIAEAAGNRLMLGLFDAIDAVRREPGWQHLRELARTPERVDSYNDHHDKIMTAIINRQPNEAAAAMREHLLSLQTALIQAINLEDDSLL; translated from the coding sequence ATGGAAAAAGCGTCACGGTTTCTGGCAAATTCCAGCACTGCGCTTGAGCAGTTGCGTGGTCTCATCCATCAGCACGAGTCAACACCAGGCATTCCGCTGCCCACTGAACGTGAATTGGCGGAAACACTCAGCGTAGGGCGACGTGAAATTCGTCGTGCGCTGGACGTGCTGGAAGAAGAGGGGCGCATCTGGCGCAAGCAGGGCAAAGGGACCTTTATTGGTCCGGCTGCACCTGTTGAACCGCTGGCACTTCAGGGTTTAGTGCAACAAACCAATTTGCTGGAAGTCATGGAAGCCCGTCTGCAGCTCGAACCGGGCCTGGCCCGACTTGCGGCACTGCGTGCCACCAGGGAAAACCTCGCGCTCATGCAGCGCATGCTGGAACGCATCAATAAGGTCAGCCCGGATGACCGCGATCTTAACGAACTCTGGGACAGCGCCTTTCACCGCGCTATCGCGGAGGCCGCCGGAAATCGCTTGATGCTGGGGCTGTTCGACGCCATTGATGCCGTCCGCCGGGAGCCCGGCTGGCAGCATTTACGCGAACTAGCCCGAACGCCGGAGCGCGTTGACAGCTACAACGACCATCACGACAAAATCATGACGGCGATAATCAATCGCCAACCCAATGAAGCCGCCGCCGCCATGCGCGAACACTTGCTCAGCCTGCAAACCGCCCTGATTCAGGCCATCAACCTTGAGGATGATTCCCTGTTATGA
- a CDS encoding class I SAM-dependent methyltransferase, producing MKPARIPQIVSAPEHWAQLPKGEYFRDALERQLKPWLAKMYGFHLLKIGNLSAEINTESCAISHQVNVSLAGQPIQVKADPLHLPFAEKSVDACLLANTLPWCSDPHRLLREADRVLIDDGWLILSGFNPMSLMGLRKLVPVLRRKVPYNSRMFTFTRQLDWLSLLNFEVMHYSGFQVLPWTQEGGKMLTTHFPALGCMQLIVARKRTIPLTLNPMKQSKAKSQIRQAVGATRHFRKP from the coding sequence ATGAAGCCGGCAAGGATACCTCAGATTGTCTCTGCACCAGAACATTGGGCACAATTGCCTAAGGGTGAATATTTTCGCGACGCGCTTGAGCGTCAGCTCAAACCCTGGCTCGCAAAAATGTACGGTTTTCACCTGCTCAAGATTGGCAATCTCAGTGCGGAAATCAATACTGAAAGCTGTGCTATCTCCCATCAGGTGAATGTTTCGCTCGCCGGTCAACCCATTCAGGTTAAGGCAGATCCGCTGCATTTACCCTTTGCTGAAAAATCCGTTGATGCCTGTCTGCTGGCAAATACGCTGCCGTGGTGTAGCGATCCGCATCGTCTTTTGCGAGAGGCTGACCGCGTATTAATCGATGATGGATGGCTAATATTGAGTGGTTTTAACCCGATGAGCCTGATGGGACTGCGCAAACTGGTGCCTGTTTTGCGGCGGAAAGTCCCGTACAACAGCCGGATGTTTACGTTCACACGGCAGCTTGACTGGCTCTCGTTACTGAATTTTGAAGTCATGCATTACAGCGGTTTTCAGGTATTACCCTGGACGCAAGAGGGAGGGAAAATGCTAACCACGCACTTTCCGGCGCTGGGCTGCATGCAGCTTATTGTCGCGCGTAAGCGGACCATTCCTCTTACGCTTAATCCGATGAAACAGAGCAAAGCGAAATCCCAGATTCGTCAGGCCGTGGGCGCAACGCGACATTTTCGCAAACCGTAA
- the rnhA gene encoding ribonuclease HI, translating to MVSVSRTICRVIAVLISVIYVRLVVLLIVSNTGSLPEMTKQVEIFTDGSCLGNPGPGGYGAILRYRGHEKTFNEGYHLTTNNRMELMAAIVALEALKEDCDVVISTDSQYVRQGITQWIHNWKKRGWKTADKKPVKNVDLWKRLDAALSHHTIKWEWVKGHAGHPENERCDELARAAAMNPIQEDVGYQPGS from the coding sequence GTGGTTTCAGTATCGAGAACGATCTGTCGTGTAATTGCAGTGCTCATATCAGTCATTTATGTCAGACTCGTCGTTTTACTGATCGTTTCAAATACAGGAAGTCTACCAGAGATGACTAAGCAGGTAGAAATTTTCACCGATGGGTCTTGCCTCGGCAATCCGGGGCCTGGCGGCTACGGTGCTATTTTGCGTTATCGCGGACATGAAAAAACCTTTAATGAAGGTTATCACCTGACCACCAATAATCGCATGGAGCTGATGGCGGCCATCGTCGCGCTGGAAGCGTTAAAAGAAGATTGTGATGTGGTCATCAGCACCGACAGCCAATACGTGCGCCAGGGGATTACGCAGTGGATTCATAACTGGAAGAAGCGCGGATGGAAAACCGCAGATAAGAAACCGGTCAAAAATGTGGATCTCTGGAAGCGCCTGGATGCGGCGTTGAGCCATCACACCATTAAATGGGAATGGGTAAAAGGCCATGCGGGACACCCGGAAAACGAACGCTGCGACGAACTTGCGCGCGCGGCCGCGATGAATCCCATTCAAGAAGACGTGGGTTATCAGCCGGGTTCCTGA
- a CDS encoding ABC transporter substrate-binding protein, whose translation MTMRNSLLTVLGSVMLLGAAVPAHSESVLRIGLGADPDMLDPHLARTYYGRFVFASLCDRLVDVDENLKVVPGLAKDWSWSDDNKTLTMNLREGVTFHDGEKFDAKAAKYNLDRALTLKGSLRKSEISSIESVEVKSPTQIAIHLKTPDAALLMQLTDRAGAMMAPEAAAKPDFAAHPVCSGPYKFDSRVSQDRIVLSRFDNYWNKGAYHFDKIIYLPIPDASVRLANLRAGDLDLTEGVAASDVKTVEADSKLALAKVTGLGYQGITFNINNGKVPANDPFKDARVREAFSLAIDRDALNQVVFEGLYTPANQAFSPVSPYHVNVPVPARDVEKSKSLLKAAGINAPLNVNLLVPNNPTSQQVGQVLQAMVAEAGFNLNLQMTEFATLLDRQQSGDYQLSFSGWSGRPDPDGSIYGFINSKGNLNDGRYSNVQVDEWLTQARLNTDPAARQPLYDKVVKQLQTDMPIAYLYFEPRIFGLNKSVQGFKPYPDGIVRLAGLTLAK comes from the coding sequence ATGACAATGCGTAATTCTCTTTTGACCGTACTGGGAAGTGTAATGTTGCTTGGTGCGGCCGTTCCCGCGCACTCAGAAAGCGTCTTGCGAATCGGCCTGGGCGCTGACCCGGATATGCTCGATCCGCATCTGGCGCGCACCTACTATGGCCGCTTCGTGTTTGCCTCTTTGTGCGACAGGCTGGTGGACGTGGATGAAAATCTGAAAGTGGTGCCGGGCCTGGCGAAAGACTGGTCGTGGAGCGATGACAACAAAACGCTGACCATGAATTTGCGTGAAGGCGTGACCTTCCACGATGGCGAAAAGTTTGATGCGAAAGCCGCGAAATACAACCTCGACCGCGCATTAACGCTGAAAGGCTCGCTGCGTAAAAGCGAAATTTCGTCTATCGAATCTGTCGAAGTAAAAAGCCCAACCCAAATTGCGATTCACTTGAAAACGCCTGACGCCGCGCTGCTGATGCAGCTAACCGACCGTGCAGGAGCGATGATGGCGCCAGAAGCGGCAGCGAAGCCTGATTTTGCCGCGCATCCGGTGTGCTCCGGGCCTTACAAATTCGATAGCCGCGTTTCGCAGGATCGCATCGTTCTGAGTCGTTTCGACAATTACTGGAACAAAGGCGCGTATCACTTCGACAAAATCATCTATCTGCCGATCCCGGATGCCTCTGTGCGCCTGGCGAACCTGCGCGCGGGCGATCTGGACCTGACCGAAGGCGTGGCGGCAAGCGACGTGAAAACGGTTGAAGCGGACAGCAAACTGGCGCTGGCAAAAGTCACCGGGCTGGGATATCAGGGCATCACGTTCAACATCAACAACGGCAAAGTCCCGGCGAACGATCCGTTCAAAGACGCCCGCGTACGTGAGGCGTTCTCGCTGGCGATTGACCGCGATGCGCTGAATCAGGTGGTGTTTGAAGGGCTGTATACCCCGGCAAACCAGGCGTTCTCACCGGTCAGCCCCTACCACGTCAACGTGCCCGTCCCGGCGCGCGACGTTGAGAAATCAAAATCACTGCTGAAAGCGGCAGGCATTAACGCTCCGCTTAATGTGAATCTGCTGGTGCCAAACAACCCAACCTCGCAGCAGGTGGGCCAGGTCTTACAGGCGATGGTGGCGGAAGCGGGCTTTAATCTGAATCTGCAAATGACCGAATTCGCTACGCTGCTGGATCGCCAGCAAAGCGGCGATTATCAGCTGAGCTTCTCCGGCTGGTCTGGTCGCCCGGATCCGGACGGCAGCATCTACGGCTTTATTAACAGCAAAGGCAACCTGAACGACGGTCGGTACAGCAACGTGCAGGTGGATGAATGGCTGACTCAGGCTCGTTTGAATACCGATCCTGCGGCGCGCCAGCCGTTGTATGACAAGGTGGTTAAGCAGCTGCAAACGGATATGCCGATCGCTTACCTCTATTTTGAGCCGCGTATTTTCGGCCTGAATAAAAGCGTGCAGGGCTTCAAACCGTATCCGGACGGCATCGTGCGTCTGGCGGGCTTAACGCTTGCGAAGTAA